A part of Paraliobacillus zengyii genomic DNA contains:
- a CDS encoding ABC transporter permease/substrate-binding protein → MDNFFDVFQDRKGMVFELILEHLQLSIVSLLIAILVAVPLGLLLTRKQKIAEPIIGVTAVLQTIPSLAILAFLIPFLGIGQTPAIVALIVYGLLPILRNTYTGIKEVDPALNEAATGMGMSSYRRLMKVELPIAMPVIMAGIRTSMVLIVGTTTIAALIGAGGLGELILLGIDRGGDINLIILGAIPAALLAIILDLVLRLFEKISKKSAFTSIIIMVVLALALVFVPWIINQDQEPDLVLGGKLGSEPSILINMYELLIEDQTDLDVELETGLGKTTFVFSALQEGSIDIYPEFTGTSIVTHLEEQAVSNDAEEVYEQAKEGMLSTYNMAYLEPMAFNNTYTLSAKQSFLDENNLSTIADLRSMDDEITAGFTLEFNDREDGYVGIQDVYDIEFGEVKTMEPGVRQEAIQNDEVDIIDAYSTSSYMVELNLGSLEDTENLFPPYQGAPLMRQETLEQYPELEEILNQLAGKITDEEMREMNYQVDFEDKAPVTVAREYLVAEGLLAE, encoded by the coding sequence ATGGATAACTTTTTTGACGTATTTCAGGACAGAAAGGGAATGGTGTTCGAATTAATTCTTGAACATCTTCAGTTATCGATCGTATCTTTATTAATCGCCATTTTAGTTGCAGTTCCCTTAGGTTTATTATTAACACGCAAGCAAAAAATTGCTGAGCCAATTATAGGTGTAACAGCAGTATTACAAACAATCCCTAGTTTAGCAATCCTAGCATTTTTAATTCCTTTCCTAGGTATTGGACAAACCCCTGCTATCGTAGCACTCATTGTATATGGGTTACTACCTATTTTACGTAATACATATACGGGAATAAAAGAAGTTGATCCTGCTTTAAATGAAGCAGCTACAGGTATGGGTATGAGCTCATATAGACGCTTAATGAAAGTGGAATTACCAATTGCAATGCCCGTCATTATGGCAGGTATTCGCACATCAATGGTCTTAATCGTCGGAACAACTACAATAGCAGCATTAATTGGTGCCGGCGGGCTCGGTGAACTGATTCTACTAGGGATTGATCGTGGTGGAGATATAAACCTAATTATCTTAGGTGCTATCCCAGCTGCATTACTAGCAATTATTTTAGATTTAGTATTACGACTGTTTGAAAAAATATCAAAAAAATCAGCATTCACATCAATAATTATAATGGTCGTGCTTGCATTGGCATTAGTTTTTGTACCTTGGATTATAAATCAAGATCAAGAACCAGATTTAGTATTAGGTGGAAAGCTTGGTTCTGAACCATCCATCTTAATTAATATGTACGAGTTATTAATCGAAGACCAAACAGATTTAGATGTTGAACTAGAAACAGGACTAGGTAAAACGACATTTGTTTTTAGTGCATTACAAGAGGGAAGCATCGATATTTATCCAGAGTTCACTGGAACGTCGATTGTAACGCATTTAGAAGAGCAAGCAGTTAGTAACGATGCCGAAGAAGTATATGAACAGGCAAAAGAAGGTATGCTTTCAACATATAATATGGCTTATTTAGAACCAATGGCATTCAATAACACATACACATTATCAGCTAAGCAATCTTTCTTAGATGAAAATAATTTATCAACCATTGCAGATCTTCGTTCAATGGATGATGAAATAACAGCAGGTTTCACTTTGGAATTTAACGACCGTGAGGATGGTTATGTTGGAATTCAAGATGTCTATGATATCGAATTTGGTGAAGTGAAAACAATGGAACCTGGAGTACGACAAGAAGCAATACAAAATGATGAAGTAGATATAATAGACGCTTATTCTACATCATCCTATATGGTAGAATTAAATCTTGGATCTCTAGAAGATACAGAGAATTTATTCCCGCCTTATCAAGGCGCGCCTTTAATGCGACAAGAGACTTTAGAACAGTATCCGGAACTTGAAGAAATATTGAATCAATTAGCGGGCAAGATAACAGATGAAGAAATGAGAGAAATGAACTATCAAGTTGACTTTGAAGATAAAGCACCGGTTACAGTCGCTAGAGAGTATTTAGTAGCTGAAGGCTTATTAGCAGAGTAA
- a CDS encoding CoA-binding protein, whose translation MDYKQADKETMKDILENTKTIAVVGLSDNPERTSYQVSKAMQANGYRIIPVNPTIEESLGEKAYPSLADVPEPFDVINVFRRSIFLKDVADQAVKTDAKVFWAQQGVFDQAAYEDLSSKGFTVIMDMCIKVAHAITIGK comes from the coding sequence ATGGATTATAAGCAGGCTGATAAAGAAACGATGAAAGACATTTTAGAGAATACAAAGACAATTGCAGTAGTTGGATTATCAGACAACCCAGAGAGAACATCATATCAGGTATCAAAGGCCATGCAAGCAAATGGCTATCGTATTATTCCGGTTAATCCAACTATTGAAGAATCACTAGGTGAAAAAGCTTATCCTTCTTTAGCTGATGTACCTGAACCATTTGATGTTATTAATGTATTTAGAAGATCTATATTTTTAAAAGATGTAGCAGATCAAGCGGTAAAAACAGATGCAAAAGTTTTCTGGGCACAGCAAGGTGTCTTCGATCAAGCCGCTTATGAAGACTTATCAAGTAAAGGTTTTACAGTTATTATGGATATGTGTATAAAAGTTGCGCATGCCATCACAATTGGTAAATAA
- the parE gene encoding DNA topoisomerase IV subunit B, with the protein MSKQTTSYSDDSIQVLEGLEAVRKRPGMYIGSTDARGLHHLVFEIVDNAVDEALAGFGNKIMVTIHKDNSISVLDEGRGMPTGTHRSGRPTPEVILTVLHAGGKFGQGGYKTSGGLHGVGASVVNALSERLTVTIYRDGQTYKQEFNNGGIPTKPLQNQGKTKKTGTLIHFKPDKSIFSSTTYQQEMLAERLRESAFLLKGLEIVLHDERSEKIESYCYPDGLKSFVEYLNEEKDVLHPVVSFEGENQDMEVDFAFQFNDGYAESMLSFVNNVRTKDGGTHESGARSGVTRVFNEYARKTNLLKEKDKNLEGNDIREGFTAIISVRIQEAKLQFEGQTKGKLGTSEARSAVDAVVSENISYFMEENPDIALMLLKKAVRAKEAREAARKAREDARSGKKKKRRDSLLSGKLTPAQSKNAEKNELYLVEGDSAGGSAKQGRDRRFQAVLPLRGKVINTEKAKLADVLKNEEISTIIHTIGAGVGGDFNIDDVQYNKIVIMTDADTDGAHIQVLLLTFFYRYMRPLIESGKVFIALPPLYKVSKGKGKKEVVHYAWNEDEMKKVIKELKTGYLLQRYKGLGEMNADQLWETTMRPDTRTLIRVTIDDLARAERRVTTLMGDKVAPRRKWIETNVAFGLEEDSNIMDNENIHS; encoded by the coding sequence GTGAGTAAACAAACAACCTCTTATTCAGATGATTCGATTCAAGTATTAGAGGGACTAGAAGCTGTTCGAAAACGCCCAGGGATGTATATTGGTAGTACGGATGCAAGAGGGTTACACCACCTTGTATTTGAAATAGTAGACAATGCTGTAGATGAGGCATTAGCTGGTTTCGGTAACAAAATAATGGTTACGATACATAAGGATAATAGCATTTCTGTATTGGATGAAGGTCGTGGAATGCCGACGGGAACACATCGAAGTGGACGACCAACACCAGAAGTTATATTAACAGTCCTACATGCAGGTGGTAAGTTTGGTCAAGGTGGTTATAAAACATCTGGAGGATTGCACGGTGTAGGTGCATCGGTGGTTAATGCTTTATCAGAACGTTTAACTGTTACCATTTATCGTGATGGGCAAACATATAAACAAGAATTTAATAATGGCGGTATACCCACAAAGCCTTTACAAAACCAAGGGAAGACGAAAAAAACGGGAACATTAATTCACTTTAAACCTGATAAATCTATTTTTTCATCGACAACATATCAACAGGAAATGTTGGCAGAACGATTAAGAGAATCAGCCTTTTTGTTAAAAGGTTTGGAAATAGTTCTTCATGATGAGCGAAGTGAAAAAATTGAATCTTACTGCTATCCAGATGGATTAAAATCATTTGTAGAATATCTAAATGAAGAAAAAGATGTTTTACATCCGGTTGTATCATTCGAAGGTGAGAACCAAGATATGGAAGTAGATTTTGCTTTTCAATTCAATGATGGTTACGCTGAAAGTATGCTCTCATTTGTTAATAACGTAAGAACAAAAGATGGTGGAACACACGAATCAGGTGCTAGATCAGGTGTTACACGCGTATTTAATGAATATGCAAGAAAGACAAACTTGCTAAAAGAAAAAGATAAAAATTTAGAAGGAAACGATATAAGAGAAGGCTTTACTGCGATAATTTCGGTTCGGATCCAAGAAGCCAAATTACAATTTGAAGGACAAACAAAAGGCAAACTAGGAACATCAGAAGCTAGATCTGCAGTAGATGCAGTTGTATCTGAGAATATTTCTTATTTTATGGAGGAAAACCCTGATATAGCGCTAATGTTACTTAAAAAAGCTGTCCGAGCAAAAGAGGCTCGCGAAGCAGCGCGCAAAGCTAGGGAAGATGCACGTAGTGGTAAGAAAAAGAAACGAAGAGATTCATTACTAAGCGGTAAGTTAACACCAGCACAATCTAAAAATGCAGAAAAGAATGAACTGTATCTCGTAGAGGGTGATTCAGCTGGTGGATCCGCTAAACAAGGAAGAGACCGAAGATTCCAAGCTGTTCTGCCTCTTCGTGGAAAAGTAATTAATACTGAAAAAGCAAAACTTGCAGACGTACTGAAAAATGAAGAAATTTCAACCATTATTCATACAATAGGTGCTGGTGTAGGTGGCGATTTTAATATAGATGATGTACAGTACAATAAAATTGTAATCATGACCGATGCAGATACAGATGGTGCACATATTCAAGTATTACTACTTACATTCTTTTATCGATATATGCGACCTTTAATCGAATCTGGAAAAGTATTTATAGCTTTGCCACCGCTATATAAAGTTTCTAAAGGTAAAGGTAAGAAAGAAGTGGTTCATTATGCTTGGAACGAAGATGAAATGAAAAAAGTAATAAAAGAGTTGAAAACCGGTTATTTACTACAACGCTATAAAGGTTTAGGTGAGATGAATGCAGATCAACTATGGGAAACGACAATGCGTCCAGACACAAGAACGCTAATTCGTGTAACAATTGATGACTTAGCACGTGCAGAACGTCGTGTAACCACGTTAATGGGTGATAAAGTCGCACCTAGACGTAAATGGATTGAAACCAATGTTGCATTCGGTTTAGAAGAAGATTCAAATATAATGGATAATGAAAATATTCATTCCTAG
- the parC gene encoding DNA topoisomerase IV subunit A: protein MASTEKFLDLPLEDVIGDRFGRYSKYIIQDRALPDARDGLKPVQRRILFAMHEEKNTFDKAFRKAAKTVGNVIGNYHPHGDSSVYEAMVRLSQTWKVRNVLVEMHGNNGSVDGDPPAAMRYTEARLSSISSELLRDIDKETVDYIPNFDDTIDEPVVLPARFPNLLVNGSTGISAGYATDMPPHNLDEVIDAVIKKIENPNITIEQIMKIMKGPDFPTGGIIQGVEGLKSAYETGKGKIMVRGRAKVEPLRGNREQIVIDEIPYEVNKAVLVKRMDELRLDRKVEGIAEVRDETDRTGLRIVIELKKDADSEGILHFLYKSTDLQITYHLNMVAIKDKTPMLLSLTELLDAYIAHQKEVVTRQSTYDLRKAKERAHIVEGLIKAISILDELITTIRASNDKQDAKRRIQDAYGFSNEQAEAIVNLQLYRLTNTDITSLEEEAAVLRAKIEELEAILGDEKKLFSVIKNDLKQIKKKYATPRMTKIENKIEELKINLEVMVASEDVLVSVTRDGYLKRTSLRSYAASNGKDLAIKDEDHLVGLLEVNTTDTVLLFTNKGRYIYAPVHKLPDIRWKDLGQHISNVAAIDKGENIIRVIPIRQFTEESYLVFFTKNGMIKRSELSLYEAQRYSKALVAINLKGDDEVVNVALTTGNDEVFIATDRGLGLWYPESEVTPVGQRAAGVKAIQLKQEEKVVNGVVLGQSKTGINIVVITQRGAAKRMTLNDFELSSRAKRGQSMLRELKKKPHRIVGFVCTTKEDSVQFMTNSGVKHPLYPMELSTSDRYSNGSFVIDTDIEGEIVDVWKQANYVKVFEADDSTD from the coding sequence TTGGCTTCAACAGAGAAATTTCTTGATTTACCATTAGAAGATGTGATTGGAGACCGTTTTGGTCGATATAGTAAATATATTATTCAAGATCGTGCATTACCAGATGCACGAGATGGTTTAAAACCAGTTCAACGACGAATTTTGTTTGCTATGCATGAAGAGAAGAATACGTTTGATAAAGCTTTCCGGAAAGCGGCAAAAACAGTCGGTAACGTAATTGGTAATTATCATCCACATGGCGATAGTTCCGTTTATGAAGCAATGGTTAGATTAAGTCAAACTTGGAAGGTTAGAAACGTATTAGTAGAAATGCATGGTAACAACGGTAGTGTCGATGGTGATCCACCAGCCGCTATGCGTTATACCGAAGCAAGACTATCAAGTATTAGTTCTGAGTTATTACGTGATATAGATAAAGAAACCGTGGATTATATTCCGAACTTTGATGATACAATTGATGAACCTGTTGTATTACCAGCACGGTTTCCTAACCTATTAGTCAATGGTTCTACTGGGATATCAGCTGGTTATGCAACAGATATGCCACCACATAATCTAGATGAAGTAATTGATGCAGTTATTAAGAAAATTGAAAATCCAAACATTACAATAGAGCAAATAATGAAAATTATGAAAGGACCTGACTTTCCCACAGGTGGTATTATTCAAGGGGTAGAAGGTCTAAAATCTGCATATGAAACAGGTAAAGGTAAGATCATGGTTAGAGGTAGAGCAAAAGTTGAACCTTTACGTGGAAATAGAGAGCAAATCGTTATAGATGAGATACCTTATGAGGTAAACAAAGCAGTACTCGTAAAACGAATGGATGAATTACGACTTGATCGAAAAGTAGAAGGTATAGCAGAAGTTCGTGATGAGACAGACCGAACGGGGCTTCGAATCGTAATTGAACTGAAGAAAGATGCTGATAGCGAAGGAATTTTACATTTTTTATATAAGAGTACTGATTTACAAATTACGTATCATCTTAATATGGTTGCAATAAAAGATAAAACGCCAATGTTATTAAGTCTTACAGAATTACTTGACGCGTATATTGCGCATCAAAAAGAGGTTGTAACTAGACAATCCACATATGATTTAAGAAAAGCAAAAGAACGGGCACATATTGTAGAAGGTTTAATTAAAGCCATCTCCATTCTCGATGAATTAATTACTACGATTCGAGCTTCAAATGACAAACAAGATGCTAAAAGACGGATTCAGGATGCATACGGCTTTTCTAATGAGCAAGCAGAAGCAATTGTAAACTTACAATTATATCGTTTAACAAACACTGATATCACGTCTTTAGAAGAAGAAGCTGCAGTATTGCGTGCTAAAATTGAAGAACTAGAAGCAATTTTAGGAGATGAAAAGAAATTATTTTCTGTTATTAAAAATGATTTAAAACAAATTAAAAAGAAATATGCAACACCACGCATGACAAAGATTGAAAATAAGATTGAAGAGTTAAAGATTAATTTAGAAGTAATGGTTGCAAGTGAAGATGTATTAGTTTCCGTTACAAGAGACGGTTATTTAAAACGAACAAGCTTACGTTCCTATGCTGCTTCAAATGGGAAAGACTTGGCAATTAAAGATGAAGATCACTTGGTAGGTCTATTAGAGGTGAACACAACAGATACTGTCTTACTTTTCACTAATAAAGGAAGGTATATTTATGCGCCAGTTCACAAACTACCAGATATAAGATGGAAAGACCTTGGCCAACATATCTCAAATGTCGCAGCTATTGATAAAGGTGAAAATATAATAAGAGTCATACCAATTAGACAGTTTACTGAAGAAAGTTATTTAGTTTTCTTCACCAAAAACGGCATGATTAAACGTAGTGAATTGAGTTTATATGAGGCACAACGTTATTCAAAAGCCTTGGTAGCAATTAATTTAAAAGGTGATGACGAAGTGGTTAATGTTGCATTAACCACGGGAAATGACGAGGTATTTATTGCTACTGATCGTGGACTTGGATTATGGTACCCTGAATCAGAGGTAACGCCAGTCGGACAAAGAGCTGCAGGAGTAAAAGCTATCCAGCTTAAACAGGAGGAAAAAGTAGTCAATGGCGTTGTACTTGGTCAATCTAAGACAGGCATTAATATAGTAGTAATTACCCAAAGAGGTGCTGCAAAACGAATGACTTTAAATGATTTTGAATTGTCGTCACGCGCTAAACGCGGTCAAAGTATGTTACGCGAATTAAAGAAAAAGCCGCACCGCATCGTAGGATTTGTTTGTACGACCAAAGAAGATTCTGTACAATTCATGACCAATTCTGGTGTGAAACATCCATTATATCCAATGGAATTAAGTACAAGTGACCGATATAGCAATGGTTCATTTGTAATTGACACGGATATAGAAGGTGAAATTGTTGACGTGTGGAAACAAGCCAATTATGTAAAAGTGTTTGAAGCAGATGATTCAACTGATTAA
- a CDS encoding flavin reductase family protein, giving the protein MEKRLFRDAMGKFATGITVVSTNYQNEVKGITVNSFMSLSLDPTLIAISIDKTASMYDILQEANTFGISVLSENQKEESMIYANQKEVDQPVKFTDLAGTPVLNNALVQLSCEKESAVEAGDHMIFIAKVNDLKIADGNPLLYFSGSYQQLDK; this is encoded by the coding sequence ATGGAGAAACGATTATTTCGGGATGCAATGGGGAAATTTGCTACTGGTATTACAGTAGTATCAACAAATTACCAAAATGAAGTAAAAGGCATAACGGTTAATTCTTTCATGTCATTATCATTAGATCCAACATTAATAGCAATTTCTATTGATAAAACGGCATCAATGTATGACATTTTACAAGAGGCAAATACATTCGGTATTAGTGTTTTAAGTGAAAATCAAAAGGAAGAATCAATGATTTATGCAAATCAAAAAGAAGTAGACCAACCAGTTAAATTTACAGATCTAGCAGGAACTCCTGTATTAAATAATGCATTAGTTCAACTATCTTGTGAAAAAGAATCCGCTGTTGAAGCTGGTGACCACATGATTTTCATCGCAAAAGTCAATGATCTAAAAATAGCTGATGGGAATCCTTTATTGTATTTTAGTGGAAGCTATCAACAATTAGATAAGTAA
- a CDS encoding C45 family autoproteolytic acyltransferase/hydolase, whose translation MRKYYADIIQFRGDHEAFGYEQGKWLLGSPLFKIYQQQHTRTKRPRFAVNTEEATDWLAALFPALLNELKGISAAIGFTIEQTIEFFSGYQQEWKRSGCSILTGPDFLIRNYDFHPKTYEGRFAIYQPPSAKGYATIGASQRIVGRADGMNEVGLTVGYNFVNRRNPGNGFIPTIITRMLLEQCATNEEAISLIKKVPHRHSFNYVIADKLGNSHVIEATAQAIRVKESKISTNHFDMLPEANRYHLADSRRRYAILKKQPVYSIRKEQAFQLFNNIEEEIFSKKYSQSAGTLHTSLYDQKNLDVYLALGNNRKPTPFSFKNWLDGENTTIKKVIGVIDTDEKMPYMDGL comes from the coding sequence ATGAGAAAATACTACGCAGATATAATTCAGTTTAGAGGTGACCACGAAGCATTTGGCTATGAACAAGGTAAATGGCTTCTTGGGTCACCCCTTTTTAAAATATACCAACAACAACATACTCGAACAAAAAGACCGCGTTTTGCCGTTAATACAGAAGAAGCAACGGACTGGTTAGCTGCTTTATTTCCTGCATTATTGAATGAATTAAAAGGAATATCCGCAGCAATTGGTTTTACAATAGAGCAAACAATAGAATTTTTTAGTGGTTATCAGCAAGAATGGAAACGATCAGGGTGTTCTATTTTAACAGGTCCCGACTTTTTAATTCGAAATTACGATTTTCATCCTAAAACATATGAAGGTCGTTTTGCTATCTATCAACCTCCTTCAGCAAAAGGATATGCAACGATTGGCGCGTCGCAACGTATAGTCGGTCGAGCCGATGGAATGAATGAAGTGGGTCTTACTGTTGGCTATAATTTTGTGAATCGTAGAAATCCTGGGAATGGTTTTATTCCAACAATTATTACAAGAATGTTATTGGAACAATGTGCTACTAACGAAGAAGCAATTTCTTTAATTAAAAAGGTTCCACATCGCCATTCCTTTAACTATGTAATCGCTGATAAATTAGGAAATTCACATGTTATAGAAGCTACTGCTCAAGCTATTCGTGTGAAGGAAAGCAAAATTAGTACGAATCATTTCGATATGTTACCAGAAGCAAATCGTTATCATTTGGCAGATTCAAGACGAAGATATGCAATACTTAAGAAACAACCTGTTTATTCAATTAGAAAAGAGCAAGCATTTCAGTTATTTAATAATATCGAAGAAGAGATTTTTTCTAAAAAATACAGTCAATCAGCTGGTACATTACACACATCACTTTATGATCAGAAGAATTTGGACGTTTATCTTGCTTTAGGTAATAACCGAAAGCCCACACCATTTTCATTTAAAAACTGGTTAGATGGTGAAAATACAACCATAAAAAAAGTTATAGGCGTAATCGATACGGATGAAAAAATGCCTTATATGGATGGTTTATAA